The following proteins come from a genomic window of Aquimarina sp. MAR_2010_214:
- a CDS encoding FG-GAP-like repeat-containing protein encodes MRTLFLFIFYSFTITVFAQKFTLIKDSINPIVSDSTIRGTYFGTGWTDIDNDNNLDLFYAGTIYKNLGNGNFKIAEGSTTIPVATSLNSCSWADYENDGDLDLIYSRFTAPSTLQTRIYANDGTGQFTETNTILNTINSATWSVQWCDYNNDSYIDFILTFADLFLGSNRFPNRLYRGNNDGTFTEVTEPYDFLTEKAAYTVSNWTDYDEDGDTDLFIASGPATGPTGIKHDFLFKNLQIETGKEGFVKLTNTDLSFAEDPQDGQCYNAIDYDNDGDLDICLTNYSGIGNKFYINTSGVYQNTNTPFTASNNQNLSNAWGDFDNDGDLDVIITASSAMGSGYFVNNGDGTFTENNANLINTATSGNSTGATIGDYDNDGDLDFFVVGQGVKGLFRNDLTVKNHFVNIKLIGNPSNKAALGARLELITKVKGKLVTQKREISASNAFMGQNSLRAHFGLGKAPKIEKLIVYWPSGNVDTYTKLKVNKFYTIEEGEKKPIDPPIKRNDDNSKVIVYPNPSKNMVKVKIDNLETSIPVTVKIIDASGLKISETNFNINQEIIVNTASLSPGNYFLNIILGKKTVVKKLVVK; translated from the coding sequence ATGAGAACTTTATTTTTATTCATTTTTTACAGTTTTACTATTACCGTCTTTGCACAAAAATTTACACTAATCAAAGACAGTATTAATCCTATAGTATCTGATTCAACTATTCGAGGAACCTATTTTGGTACAGGGTGGACAGATATTGATAATGATAATAATTTAGATTTATTCTATGCAGGGACTATCTACAAAAACCTTGGAAACGGGAATTTTAAAATTGCAGAAGGCAGTACAACAATACCTGTTGCTACATCTCTAAACAGCTGCAGTTGGGCAGACTACGAAAATGATGGAGATCTGGATCTAATTTATTCGCGATTTACGGCACCATCTACCTTACAAACCAGAATTTATGCTAACGATGGTACTGGCCAATTTACCGAAACGAATACAATTTTAAATACAATCAACTCTGCCACCTGGAGTGTACAATGGTGTGATTATAATAATGATAGCTATATTGATTTTATTCTCACATTCGCCGACTTATTTCTTGGATCAAATCGATTTCCTAATCGTTTGTACCGAGGAAATAATGATGGTACATTTACCGAAGTAACAGAACCCTACGATTTTCTTACAGAAAAAGCAGCCTACACTGTATCTAATTGGACCGATTATGACGAAGATGGAGATACTGATTTATTTATTGCCAGTGGTCCTGCTACTGGCCCTACAGGAATCAAACATGATTTCTTATTTAAGAATCTACAAATCGAAACCGGAAAAGAAGGATTTGTAAAATTAACCAATACCGATCTCTCATTTGCAGAAGATCCACAAGATGGACAATGTTATAATGCAATTGATTATGACAATGATGGGGATCTTGATATTTGTCTTACCAACTATTCTGGAATCGGAAACAAGTTTTATATTAATACTTCTGGGGTATATCAAAATACCAATACCCCTTTTACTGCCAGTAACAATCAAAACTTATCCAATGCTTGGGGAGATTTTGATAATGATGGTGATTTAGATGTTATCATTACAGCTTCTAGTGCAATGGGTAGTGGGTATTTTGTTAATAATGGAGATGGGACTTTTACAGAAAACAATGCTAATCTTATTAATACAGCAACCTCTGGAAACTCTACCGGGGCAACTATCGGAGATTATGATAACGATGGTGATTTGGATTTCTTTGTTGTTGGTCAAGGTGTAAAAGGGCTTTTTAGAAATGATTTAACAGTAAAAAATCATTTTGTAAATATTAAACTCATTGGCAATCCTTCTAATAAAGCTGCCCTAGGTGCCAGATTAGAATTAATCACCAAAGTAAAAGGGAAATTGGTAACTCAAAAAAGAGAAATCTCTGCCTCAAATGCATTTATGGGACAAAACAGTTTGCGAGCTCATTTTGGACTTGGTAAAGCACCAAAAATTGAGAAACTCATTGTGTATTGGCCTTCCGGAAATGTAGATACATATACAAAACTAAAAGTGAATAAATTTTATACTATAGAAGAAGGTGAAAAAAAACCAATCGATCCACCTATTAAAAGAAACGACGACAACTCCAAAGTAATCGTGTATCCAAACCCTTCTAAGAACATGGTGAAAGTCAAAATTGATAATTTGGAAACAAGTATTCCGGTTACGGTAAAAATAATAGATGCCTCGGGGTTAAAAATTTCGGAAACCAATTTTAATATCAATCAGGAGATTATAGTAAACACTGCTTCTTTATCACCGGGAAATTATTTTTTAAACATTATACTAGGAAAAAAAACAGTTGTGAAAAAGTTAGTTGTTAAATAG
- a CDS encoding helix-turn-helix domain-containing protein, translating to MEQNPIPSFDTWTSIFLIVSSLGFFLSIILSIRKTGRINNLPVVLLILGFSFILLQYVFFWTNYGSVYPYFYFFDSSWYLAFGPLLYVYITRFYNKNFKIRWYHFAPAILSFIINGYYLITSEGFQNLNDYKGDFLFYLFWSLRSPWLVALSLIIYIIIIKDFIAFHKSDKKSQYEVIRKKWSNFLINLFLVFIIAYISYYVLVKFSFFNIHWDYAISFSMSIAIYGIGYMVYKEPSIFNGELLSNLFFKEENHQELTESTKDEFYDMLLSYIKINKPYLNNDLRLVQLADNIGFSSHILSKLINEKSKKNFNQFINEYRLEEAQKLLLENSEASIKTIYFDVGFNNKATFNTAFKNKFNCTPSEYKRKKMEIQNN from the coding sequence ATGGAACAGAACCCTATTCCGTCTTTTGATACCTGGACATCAATTTTCCTAATCGTAAGCTCACTAGGGTTCTTCTTAAGTATTATTCTAAGTATTCGTAAAACAGGAAGGATCAATAACCTTCCTGTTGTTTTACTTATCTTAGGTTTTTCTTTTATTCTACTTCAATATGTGTTTTTCTGGACTAACTACGGGTCTGTATATCCTTATTTTTATTTTTTTGACTCTAGTTGGTATCTCGCATTTGGGCCTCTACTGTATGTTTATATTACAAGATTTTATAATAAAAATTTCAAAATAAGGTGGTATCACTTTGCACCAGCGATCTTATCATTTATTATTAATGGATACTATCTTATTACATCAGAAGGTTTTCAAAATCTTAATGATTATAAAGGTGATTTTCTTTTTTATCTCTTTTGGTCACTTCGCTCCCCTTGGTTGGTAGCTTTATCGCTAATAATTTATATAATCATAATAAAAGATTTTATCGCTTTTCATAAAAGCGATAAAAAGTCTCAATATGAGGTGATCAGAAAAAAATGGTCAAATTTTCTCATTAATTTATTCTTAGTCTTTATTATCGCCTACATAAGTTATTATGTATTGGTCAAATTTTCTTTTTTCAACATTCATTGGGATTATGCAATTTCTTTCTCAATGTCTATAGCTATCTATGGTATTGGCTATATGGTATATAAAGAACCTTCTATCTTTAACGGAGAATTATTATCCAATCTATTTTTTAAAGAAGAAAATCATCAAGAGTTAACCGAATCTACCAAAGATGAGTTTTACGATATGTTATTGTCATATATTAAAATAAATAAACCCTATTTAAACAATGATTTACGTCTAGTGCAATTAGCTGATAATATCGGTTTTTCTAGCCATATACTTTCTAAACTTATAAACGAAAAATCTAAGAAGAACTTCAACCAATTTATTAATGAATATAGGTTAGAAGAAGCTCAAAAACTACTTCTAGAAAATTCTGAAGCTAGTATTAAAACAATTTATTTTGATGTTGGATTTAATAACAAAGCTACTTTTAACACTGCTTTCAAAAATAAGTTCAATTGTACTCCATCTGAATACAAAAGAAAAAAAATGGAAATTCAGAACAACTAA
- the rpe gene encoding ribulose-phosphate 3-epimerase, with translation MASKRIAPSVLAADFANLQRDVEMINKSEADWFHIDIMDGVFVPNISFGMPVLRDIVKHATKTIDVHLMIVDPDRYIKTFADLGSNILTVHYEACTHLHRTLQAIKAEGMKAGVAINPHTNVSLLEDVINDIDLVCIMSVNPGFGGQSFIENTYKKVKQLREIIVKNNASTLIEIDGGVTNKNAKQLIDAGADVLVAGSFVFKSTDPNQTIKELKEIINT, from the coding sequence ATGGCTTCAAAACGTATAGCCCCTTCAGTACTAGCTGCAGATTTCGCCAATTTACAGCGTGATGTAGAAATGATTAACAAAAGTGAGGCAGATTGGTTCCATATCGATATTATGGATGGTGTTTTTGTTCCTAATATTTCTTTCGGGATGCCTGTTTTAAGAGATATTGTAAAACATGCAACCAAGACCATCGATGTACATCTTATGATTGTAGATCCAGATCGATATATTAAAACTTTTGCAGATTTGGGAAGTAATATACTTACTGTACATTATGAAGCCTGTACACATTTACACAGAACACTACAAGCTATAAAAGCAGAAGGAATGAAAGCTGGTGTTGCAATAAACCCGCACACCAATGTAAGCTTGCTAGAAGATGTGATAAATGATATTGATCTGGTATGCATAATGAGTGTAAATCCTGGTTTTGGTGGTCAATCATTTATAGAAAATACTTATAAAAAAGTAAAACAACTTCGTGAGATTATTGTAAAAAACAATGCAAGTACACTAATTGAGATTGATGGAGGAGTAACTAATAAAAATGCAAAACAACTTATAGATGCCGGAGCAGATGTATTAGTTGCCGGAAGTTTTGTTTTTAAAAGTACTGATCCAAACCAAACCATTAAAGAATTGAAGGAGATCATAAACACTTAG